The Rhinolophus ferrumequinum isolate MPI-CBG mRhiFer1 chromosome 28, mRhiFer1_v1.p, whole genome shotgun sequence genome has a window encoding:
- the NDN gene encoding necdin, whose protein sequence is MSEQSKDECDPGFAAQAATCEVHGGSGVPGGPSAPASQAATLAGPDSPAAGPSDAPVASPPPQAPSDEADPKALQQAAEEGRAQQAPSAAQPGPAPPAPAQLVQKAHELMWYVLVKDQKRMIIWFPDMVKDVIGSYKKWCRSILRRTSLILARVFGLHLRLSSLHTMEFSLVKALEPEELDRVALSNRMPMTGLLLMILSLIYVKGRGARESAVWNVLRILGLRPWKKHSTFGDVRKLITEEFVQQNYLKYQRVPHVEPPEYEFFWGARASREITKMQIMEFLARVFKKDPQAWPSRYREALEEARALREAEPTAHCPRSSVSED, encoded by the coding sequence ATGTCGGAACAAAGTAAGGATGAGTGCGACCCCGGCTTTGCAGCCCAGGCCGCCACCTGCGAGGTGCACGGCGGCAGCGGGGTTCCCGGGGGGCCCTCGGCGCCCGCGTCTCAGGCCGCGACCCTCGCAGGGCCGGACAGCCCCGCCGCAGGCCCGAGCGACGCCCCTGTCGCCTCGCCGCCGCCCCAGGCCCCGAGCGACGAGGCCGACCCGAAGGCCCTGCAGCAGGCCGCGGAGGAAGGCCGCGCCCAGCAGGCCCCGAGCGCGGCCCAGCCCGGCCCCGCGCCGCCCGCCCCGGCCCAGCTGGTGCAGAAGGCGCACGAGCTCATGTGGTACGTGCTGGTGAAGGACCAGAAGAGGATGATCATCTGGTTCCCAGACATGGTGAAAGATGTCATCGGCAGCTACAAGAAGTGGTGCCGCAGCATCCTGAGGCGCACCAGCCTCATCCTCGCCCGAGTGTTCGGGCTGCACCTGAGGCTGAGCAGCCTGCACACCATGGAGTTCTCGCTGGTCAAAGCGCTCGAGCCCGAGGAGCTGGACAGGGTGGCGCTGAGCAACCGCATGCCCATGACAGGCCTCCTGCTCATGATCCTGAGCCTCATCTATGTGAAGGGCCGCGGCGCCCGGGAGAGCGCGGTCTGGAACGTGCTGCGCATCCTCGGGCTGCGGCCCTGGAAGAAGCACTCCACCTTTGGCGACGTGAGGAAGCTCATCACCGAGGAGTTCGTGCAGCAGAACTACCTGAAGTACCAGCGCGTACCCCACGTGGAGCCACCTGAATACGAGTTCTTCTGGGGCGCCCGCGCCAGCCGGGAGATCACCAAGATGCAAATCATGGAGTTTCTGGCCAGGGTCTTTAAGAAAGACCCCCAGGCCTGGCCTTCCCGATACAGAGAGGCTCTGGAGGAGGCCAGGGCGCTGCGGGAGGCCGAGCCCACTGCCCACTGCCCCCGCAGCAGTGTCTCCGAGGACTAG